The following coding sequences lie in one Spinacia oleracea cultivar Varoflay chromosome 1, BTI_SOV_V1, whole genome shotgun sequence genomic window:
- the LOC110777548 gene encoding peroxisomal nicotinamide adenine dinucleotide carrier: MSDALINGLAGAGGGIIAQLTTYPLQTVNTRQQTDRDTKKEKKKLGTLELLCQVVKQEGWGRLYSGLAPSLVGTAASQGVYYYFYQIFRNKAEAIAVDRRKRGLGDGSVGMLSSLVVAAISGCTNVLLTNPIWVIVIRMQTHTKASKKVQPSQAIRSPEEILVSMEPPPYGTSHAIQEVYDEAGFWGFWKGVIPTLIMVSNPSMQFMLYETLLKKLRQRRALNKNGSKGVTALEIFLLGALAKLGATVVTYPLLVVKSRLQAKQIAGTDKKHQYKGTIDAILKIIHYEGWSGFYKGMSTKIVQSVLAAAVLFMIKEELVKGARLLLSKNGTLSKPR, encoded by the exons ATGTCAGATGCTCTCATCAATGGCCTCGCCGGCGCCGGCGGCGGTATCATCGCTCAACTCACTACTTATCCTTTACAAACC GTTAATACTCGGCAGCAAACGGATCGGGATACaaagaaggagaagaagaaactTGGAACTCTTGAACTCCTGTGTCAG GTCGTGAAGCAAGAAGGATGGGGGAGGCTGTATAGTGGTTTGGCTCCGTCGCTAGTTGGTACCGCCGCGTCTCAG GGTGTTTACTATTATTTCTATCAAATATTCAGGAATAAGGCTGAAGCTATTGCAGTTGACCGCAGGAAAAGAGGACTTGGAGATGGATCAGTTGGCATGCTATCATCGTTGGTTGTAGCTGCTATTTCAGG GTGTACAAATGTGTTGCTGACAAATCCCATATGGGTTATTGTCATTCGCATGCAG ACGCACACTAAGGCTTCCAAAAAAGTACAGCCCAGTCAAGCTATCAGGTCTCCTGAAGAAATTCTAGTTTCAATGGAGCCACCACCTTATGGAACTAGCCATGCA ATTCAAGAAGTTTATGATGAAGCTGGGTTCTGGGGCTTCTGGAAAGGCGTAATTCCCACATTGATAATG GTAAGTAACCCATCTATGCAGTTCATGCTGTATGAGACTCTATTAAAAAAGTTGAGACAGAGGCGTGCGTTGAATAAAAATGGCAGCAAGGGAGTAACTGCTTTAGAG ATATTTTTACTTGGGGCACTAGCAAAGCTTGGAGCTACTGTCGTGACATATCCTCTTTTGGTGGTGAAG TCACGGCTTCAAGCAAAGCAAATTGCTGGTACAGATAAGAAGCATCAGTACAAAG GTACAATTGATGCGATCTTGAAGATAATTCATTACGAAGGTTGGTCTGGATTTTACAAAGGGATGAGCACAAAGATTGTACAGAGTGTTCTTGCAGCTGCCGTTCTATTTATGATTAAGGAGGAATTAGTGAAAGGAGCGCGTCTGTTACTTTCAAAAAATGGTACCTTGTCAAAGCCTCGATGA